The sequence below is a genomic window from Methanosarcinales archaeon Met12.
CGGGTCGTGCTTCGGTTTCCACCAAACGTCGCACCAATACAAGTTGCAGTTTTCCCGCTGGTCTCAAAGGATGGCCTGATTGTGTGTGCGAGGGGGGTCGAATCCCTATTAAGGCAAAATAAATTGCTGGTAGATTATGATGAGTCCGGTACGATTGGACGTCGATACAGGCGACATGATGAGATAGGAACGCCGCTGGCTGTGACCATCGACCACCAAACGTTGGAAGATAATACGGTCACGATTCGGGACAGGGATTCGATGAAGCAGGTTCGGGTGAGAACGGATGAGGTGGTGGAAATCGTCTGTGGGTTGTTGTCTGGAGATGATTATATAGGACTATATAGTACTATGTAGTATCTATAGCTAATATATATATTAATATGGCACTTGCACAACATTTATATTGTTATGCCCCAAATATCCATTGATGTCACTATACCATGACGAGAGTGGTGTTGCCGTTATAGTCGGCACACTGATATTAATTCTGATTACAATAACCGCAGCATCCGGTCTTGCGCTTATAGTCTCAGAGTTACAGGGAGATGAGATGGCGCGAAAAGAGCGTATAGCCGCTGTAGAAGGTGAGAACCTTCGGGTCGTCTCAATCGACCACGTCCAACATATTGCCACACGCCCCCGATTGGGCCTGATCAATATAACCATTCATAATCTCGATATCAGCCCCTCGCGTATAATCGGGATTGCCCTGAACGATGGGCGGGTCATAAACTTCACTGCCAAGGATGAGGCGGGCATTTTTATAACTACAGGGGGAGCTAACGAGATATTCAATTTCACAAATAGATTATCGATTCCCGGTGGAGGGGCAAGGACGGCGCATATAAATCTGACTTGCCCGAACAACTTCACAACAGGAACCAAAATCGCCAATAATGAGACTTTTGTGATTGAGGTGATGACCTCGCACATAAATATATTCAGACGGGCTTTCGCGCCGCCCGTGCCGCTTGCAGAGGTTAGATTCGAGACCGAACGCATAGTGGCTGCCAATGGCAACGTCACCCTCCGCGATTTCCTTATACTGGATGCGTCGAGGTCGTTTGACCCTGACCATGGTGACTTCATTACGGCATATAGGTGGGCGGTGTGGAATAACACTAATGAACTGATATATGATTACAACCTGACCGGGAGGATGGTAAGACCTATGAACCTTAACCTGACAACAGCCCAGAATATAAGAATAGACCTTGAAATAGATGATAACACAGGCATGACATCAAAACTCAGCCAGCGATCCGGGAATATCACCATTCTGAATCGACCCTGAAAACAAATTAAAAATGGATTAACATGACATTATGCAAAGCATGTGGTGGCAGGGGGTTCGTTCTAATCGAAGAAAATAACTGCGCCAAGATAACAGAAAAGTGCGGGGCGTGCGGCGGTCATGGAGATGTCGAGGAATGCAGAATCTGCGGTTCGTTCGGTGTAGATGGCGGCATGTGCCGGAAATGTGCAGAGATTTGCTGAGCTGATTGAGTCAGAATGTCTCGCATCGACTTCTATATAGGACATATACGGTCAGGAAATATGCAAAGAGAGCTGCGAAGACGAGGGGGATGGCCAGATTGAAGAGCGGGGATGGCGCATACCAGCAAGCAGCGTAGAATGTATACAGCGATAGTATCGTTGCAACCAGCATACTGACGATGGCTTTCATGATAATGACTTTATCCTATCCCCTGATAAATCTTGCGCATATAGACTATATAGAGATATATAGAAACAAGGCGGTCATGCCCGTTTGAGTATCTCATATCCAAAAACTGCAATCGTGAACATGACGGATATCAGTGAGAGTGCAAGCACCATATTCGAGTAGGATGGGGACATGACATACCACGACATCCCGCCAAGAACGTGCACAATACTCGTCAACAGGATGACGGCAACGCCGATATAATACATTTCAGAAGCCGTAAGAAGTTTCAGTACAATATAGCCGACGGCATAGTAAAAGAACATCGTAAATACCAGATATGGAATCACGATGTCGTGTCGGATGGCGTGTGTCAGGAGTGGGCTATGTTCGTACTTAAGTATCATCTCGATGCTGCCGGCAAAGTAGAACGTGAGGGCATAGTCAATGGCGACTGCGGCGCAAAGAACGAGCGGGACGACCTTGTAATTGTGATAAATTGATTGCAAGCCATGTGATATTCGCTGCATTGGATTCACCATTATATTTGACATGCTCTTCCCAATGGTATATGTTTGTATCCAAGCGGTTTATTCAAACCGCTTTATCCAAACGGTTTATCCAAACCGTTTTATCCAAACGGTTTATCCGAACCGTTTTATCCGAACGGTTTATCCGAACCGTTTTATCCAAGCGGTTTTGACCAAACCGTTTATTCAAACCGCTTATTCAAACCGTTTATTCAAACGGTTTTATCCAAAAGCCACATCTATATAGGCTATATAGGTCTCAATAGTATATATAGGTGCTATAGATGTATCAATATACTATTTGCACAACCTATATATAGGGGCAATCCCAATCATCATTCAGAGTAGTCTAGATTTAGTAGATGCTATAAGGCTGCTCTGAATGTCAGAGTGTGCATGTCCTACACGATTCTGGACATCTTGAAGACGGTTTGCTCACTCTGGCTAACGGCATAAAAACACAATAGGTGAATAGAAAATGAGAAACACAATAGAAAAAATAGGAGCAGGAATTAAAAACCTGTTCAATGGATTGATAGAGGACACGCAAGCTGTGTCTCCCGTCATGGCAACGCTCGTTCTCATTGTCGTAGCGATCACAGGAGCTGCAGCAGTTGGAACAATGACAGGGGCATTCAGCGATGACGTGGGAAGACAAATAGATGCAGGCGATGCGGCGATACCAGCAGGAAGACTTATCATCGCAGGCAGCACGACAGTGCAGCCGGTGACGGAGCGGCTCGCAGAGGCATTCATGAGAGAGAACCCAGGCGTTAGGGCAACCGTGCAGGGCGGAGGCTCCGGTGCAGGCATAACCTCAACCGCAATGGATGTCGTAGACATCGGTGGGGTATCAAGAAATGTTACTCCCGCGGAGTTGGCGAGGCACCCGAACCTCAGAACGGTTCAGATTGGACGAAGCATAGTCGTCGTGATTGCGGGTAGCGGTATTAATCTGACGGATTTGAACAATATCACTATAGCTGACTTGAGAGATCTGTACCAGAACGGTACCATCCGCCTCAATAGTACTGTCCCTGCAGGCATAACAGCAGCTACAACATTCAGGAGAGCAGACACATCAGGTACTGAAGACTCCTTTGCTGCGATGCTCGGAATTAGGGCAGACCAAATCAATGGGACTATATCGGGCAGGACAGGCAATGCGGGCGTACTTGCAGCAGTACAAGCCACACCAATTTCCATAGGCTTCGTTGACATAGGATTCGCTGAAGGCGCTCCAATACGCACCATCACAATATCCACAAACGCAACCCTACGGGCGGACCGCCCACTGAACCTCCTCACGAATGGTGCGCCATCCGCACTTGAGCAGGCATTCATTGATTTTGCGAGACTGCCAGGTTCGATTCAGCACTTCCGTGATGTCGGAATGAGATCAATGTTTTGCAGATAGCCTAGAGACAGCCACACACAAAAACCATAAACTGAATTGATTTGTGCCTTCGGGCACAAATCTACCCCTTTTTTATTTTTTTGACCTTGTTTTGATTGTCAGCCATGTGCATATATAGACTATATAGGTCTCAATAGTATATATAGGTGATAACACATCAATTGCGTAATCTGCCATAAAGTTATATATAACTAATTACCACATA
It includes:
- a CDS encoding substrate-binding domain-containing protein, which encodes MRNTIEKIGAGIKNLFNGLIEDTQAVSPVMATLVLIVVAITGAAAVGTMTGAFSDDVGRQIDAGDAAIPAGRLIIAGSTTVQPVTERLAEAFMRENPGVRATVQGGGSGAGITSTAMDVVDIGGVSRNVTPAELARHPNLRTVQIGRSIVVVIAGSGINLTDLNNITIADLRDLYQNGTIRLNSTVPAGITAATTFRRADTSGTEDSFAAMLGIRADQINGTISGRTGNAGVLAAVQATPISIGFVDIGFAEGAPIRTITISTNATLRADRPLNLLTNGAPSALEQAFIDFARLPGSIQHFRDVGMRSMFCR